The Bacteroides ovatus genomic interval GACAGGAACTCGAACAGGTTCTTGAACATACGACTCGCTGCACCGGAGGCGGGCACGAACTTCACAACAGTCTTATCTGTGTTGGTATATGCATCCCAGGCGGCCAAATAAGCCTTCTGTTCTTCTGCATCGGGAGCTAATATTCCCTTTTCGATGGAGGCTGCCGCATCCAGCTTCAAAAAGGGGAAACCCGTCTGGAAGCATGCTAATTGTTCTACAATTTGCTCTTCCGTGATGCCTTTCTTGGCAAGCAACTCTTTGTCCTGTGTCGTTATCATAATATCTAATTTTATTAATTGATGCCCAAAAATACAAAATGTTATTTACTTCTTGCCGAATAACCGGGAAAAAAACTAATTTTACATCGAATTAACAAGATTGAATATGGACGACTTTTTTACATCAGAGGAAAAAAAGGAGCTTTTTTCACTCTACCGGCATTTGTTGCAATCTGCAGGAGATAGCATTTCCTGGAAGGATTGCCTAAAGTTAAAGAGACATCTTATCAAAGCGGCCCAGTGTAACGGTCTGCAACGCAATAACTTCGGGATGAATCCCGTCATCAGAGATTTACAAACGGCAGTGATCGTTGCCGAGGAAATCGGTATGAAAGGTTCGTGCCTGATCGGTATCATGTTGCACGAAATCGTGAAGGGGCATGTATTGTCTATCGACGAGGTGAACGCCGAATATGGGGATGACGTAGCAAGTATCATCAAGGGATTGGTGAAAACGAACGAGCTGTATGCGAAGAGTCCGGCTATCGAGTCGGAAAACTTCCGTAATCTGCTGCTTTCTTTTGCGGAGGATATGCGTGTAATCCTGATTATGATTGCGGATCGTGTGAATGTGATGCGCCAAATCAAGGACACGGGCAACGAGGAGGACCGGCTCAAAGTGGCGAACGAGGCTGCTTACCTGTATGCTCCGCTGGCACATAAGCTGGGATTGTACAAGCTGAAATCGGAACTGGAAGATTTGTCTCTCAAATATACGCAGAAGGAAACGTATTATTTTATCAAGGATAAGCTGAACGAGACGAAGGCGTCCCGCGACAAGTATATCGCTGCTTTTATCGAACCGATCCAGAGGAAGGTGTCGGAAGCGGGATTGAAGTTCGACATCAAGGGACGCACGAAGTCGATTCATTCGATATGGAACAAGATTCAGAAGCAAAAGACTCCTTTTGAGGGGATTTATGACTTGTTCGCCATCCGTATCATCCTCGATTCGGAACCGGACCCGGCTAAGGAGAAGCAGGAATGTTGGCAGGTTTATTCGATTGTTACGGATATGTACCAGCCGAACCCGAAACGTCTGCGCGACTGGCTCTCTATCCCTAAAAGTAATGGTTACGAGTCGTTGCACATCACTGTGATGGGCCCGGAAGGGAAATGGGTGGAAGTGCAGATACGTACCCGCCGCATGGACGAGATCGCGGAACGCGGATTGGCCGCTCATTGGAGATATAAAGGTATCAAGGGTGAAACGGGTCTGGACGAGTGGTTGACTTCTGTGCGGGAGGCGTTGGAGAATGCAGACAACGATTCACTGAAAGTGATGGATCAGTTTAAGATGGATCTCTACGAGGATGAAGTGTTTGTCTTCACGCCCAAGGGGGATTTGTTCAAGCTCGCCAAAGGGGCTACGGTATTGGATTTTGCTTTCCATATCCATAGTAAGTTGGGATGCAAGTGTATCGGCGCGAAAGTGAACGGCAAGAATGTGCAGCTCAAACAGAAACTGAACAGCGGCGACCAAGTGGAGATCATGACTTCAAACACCCAGACGCCGAAGCAGGACTGGCTGAACATCGTGACGACTTCCAAAGCGCGCACCAAGATAAGGCAGGCTCTCAAAGAGATGGTGGCACGCCAGCACGCTTTTGCCAAGGAGACGCTGGAACGGAAATTCAAGAATCGTAAGTTGGAATATGATGAAGCGACCATGATGCGCCTCATCAAGCGTTTGGGCTTCAAGAATGTGACGGAGTTTTATCAGCAGATTGCCGACGGTGGACTGGACGTTAACGAGATTCTGGATAAGTATGTGGAGCAACAGAAGCGGGACAGTGATACGCACGATGAAATTGTGTATCGCAGTGCCGAAGGGTATAACTTGCAGGCTGCGCAACAAGAGGAAACGACGTCTAAGGAAGATGTTCTGGTAATCGATCAGAATCTGAAAGGGTTGGAATTCAAGTTGGCTAAATGTTGTAATCCGATTTACGGGGATGATGTGTTTGGTTTCGTTACGGTAAGCGGTGGTATCAAGATACACCGGGCGGACTGTCCGAATGCCAATCAGATGCGCGAACGTTTCGGTTATCGTATTGTGAAGGCTCGTTGGGCGGGGAAATCGGTAGGTACACAATATCCTATCACGCTGCGGGTTGTAGGGCATGATGATATTGGTATCGTGACTAACATCACTTCTATTATATCCAAAGAGAATGGTATCACGCTGCGCTCAATCGGTATTGACTCGAACGACGGTTTGTTCTCCGGAACACTGACGGTCATGGTGGGTGATACGGGACGTTTGGAGGCTCTTATCAAGAAATTACGTACTATAAAGGGAGTAAAACAAGTTAGCCGGAATTAATTCCGGCTACTCTCCTATCTTACTTTCTTCTTTATATAATAAGGATAGGTAATCAATGCAAAGAAGAGTAAAGCAATGGATGCTACTATCTGTCCGGTATGTAGCATCTTATCTGTATCCAATTCCATGTAGCAGGCGGTAGCGATTCCCAGGGAAATGCCGATTTCGGTTGCCAGCAGATGGGTGGTGTTGGCTGTTCCGCGTTGGCAATGGTGGGATAGCTTTACGAACATCACCAGAAATTCCGGCAGGATAAAGCCTAAGCCCAGTCCTAAGAGTACGGAGGAAATGCCTATGGAGATGTCTGTATTCAGTAGGGAGATGGCTACGATTTCCAATCCGAGTCCTATAATGACCAGCCGCAGTGTTTTCTCTTTCAGGAAAAACAGACGTGCAAAGAACAGAGAAACGATGTATCCGAGGGCTGTTCCTACAAAGAACGGTACGGGGATTCCTGTGTTTCCGAGTACGAAATCGTTTAGGAAAGGGTGTACCATGGGAACCAGCAGTCCCGGAATGAAGGTTATCAGGATCAGATTGATGGCAGGAACCCATCCACGAAGCAATAGGAAGCGGTCGAAGGAATAGAGTTTGGTGACAATCGGCGCACGGAAAGGTACGTAGACTCCTGATAACATGAGGATTCCGACAGCTCCGGTTATGACAGATACAGTGAGCAGGGTTTGGAAGGATTGGCTTTGATAAAGCCATACTCCGAGGATAATGCCTGCGATCATTCCCATACGTGCCATCCAGGAGAAACTGACGTTTCCCGCACTGCGCAGTGTGGAGTTGGTGATGTCGATGGCCAATGTGATGCCGGCTGTTGTGCCTATGCCAAAGGCAAGCCCTTGCACGGTGCCCAACAGAATCAGTTCTGTGAGGTTGGTGACAAAGGCGTATCCGATGGTCGCCACTACCATCAGGACAGCAGCAAACATACAGACGTACTTACGCTTGTATGCATCTACCAGATAGGCATGGAAAGGACCGATGAGGAACATCCCCAAGGTGAAAAAGAGAAAGATTACTCCTGTCTGTGCAGCCGGCACTCCGAGACGGTCGGCCATCTCTACGGAAAGCACCGGAAATAACACATACAAGGATATAAACAACAGCAAATTAGCTACACATATCCGCATAAAATGAACTGTCCACAATTTAACTGCCATATACTATATTTAATATTGTTCCTTCTCGTTGGGGAAGTAGCAATTCTTCACGTCAGAAACGTAACGGCTGATGGCATCGGTCATCACCGTGTACAAGTCAGCATAACGACGCAAGAAACGCGGACGGAATCCGTTGTTCATGCCAAGCATGTCCTGAATCACCAATACTTGACCGTCTACGTGGCCACCGGCACCGATACCGATAATAGGTATGGTCAGTTCGGATGCTACGCGTTCGGCAAGGGTTGCGGGAATCTTTTCGAGTACAATGGCAAAACAGCCTGCTTCTTCTAATAGATGGGCGTCGCGAATCAGTTTTTCGGCTTCGGCGTCGTCTTTGGCACGCACGGTATAGGTGCCGTATTTATTGATGGATTGAGGCATGAGTCCCAGATGTCCCATTACCGGAATGCCAGCACATACGATGCGTCTCACCGTGTCTATGATTTCTTCACCACCTTCGAGCTTCAAAGCGTCAGCGTGGCTTTCTTTCATGATACGGATGGCAGAAGCAAGTCCTTCCATCTCGTTGCCCTGATAGGATCCGAAAGGCATATCAACCACTACCATCGCACGTTTCACGCCGCGTACCACGGATTTGGCATGATAGATCATTTGGTCGAGTGTGATAGGAAGTGTTGTCACATTACCTGCCATTACATTGGAAGCGGAGTCGCCTACCAGGATTACGTCCATTCCCGCACCGTCTACAATCTGTGCCATTGTGTAATCATAAGCAGTCAGCATAGATATTTTTTCACCTCTCTGTTTCATTTCAACCAGGCGATGAGTAGTCACCTTTCTTGAGTCATCTGATATATAACCAGCCATGTCTTTTTAAATTAAAAATTAATGATTAAAAATTAAAACGACGTCAAGCGCCTTCAAAAATCGCGGCAAAGTTATAACATTTAATTCATAACAGAGAAGGAAATGCAAAAAATCCTTTCAAACACCTCGCTTGGATAGCTGGGGAGGCGGTTGGAAGGATTCTGTGAGGTATAATAAAAGCTCCTTAACAATATAAGGAAGCGATTTATCAAGTGCAATAATGCGTTTCGGATTTATTCTTTCTCTTAACGATGCAGGATCAGGAGCTTGTCGTAGGTCATGCCGGTGAAGTCGTCTATTATATAATGTGCTTTGCCAGTGATGGCTTCACGTGTATTGGTGGTGGCAAGTCCGATCACTGTTGCCCCGGAAGTCATTCCGGCTTGCAGGCCGTGGAAAGAATCTTCAAAGACGTAGGTGTTTTCGGGGGTGGCTTCAAAGATTTCCATCCCGAGCAGGAAGCAGTCGGGAGCCGGTTTGGAACGGGCAAACATCTCTCCGGTCAGGATGCGGTCTACCATTCCTTTAAATTCGGGGTGGGCATTGTAGACGTTAGCCATCTTCTCTTCGTTGGAGCTGGTGACTACGGCTATCTTTGCACCGTTACGGCGAAGATCGGCTATAAAGGCTTCTACTCCGGGGATGTATTCGTAGGACATCTTTTGCTCGTAAACGTAGAGTTCGGCGCTTATTTCAAGCTGGGCTTCGGGTTGGTCCGAGAAATACTTTTCATAGATTTGCAATAATGTCTGTCCCTTAATACGGCGGCCGAAATCTTCTTCATTCAGATATTTCCGTCCCTGCTCGTCCCAGAAGACTGTGTACTGCGTTTCTGTATCCATAATGACACCATCAAAATCGAAGAGTGCCGCAATCGTTTTCGTTGTATTCATATATAAACTTTCTTTTTACCTAAACGTTAAACCTTGTGTATCCGTCGTTGCAAAGTTCCGAATAATCATCGAATCAGGCAAATAATTCGTACCTTTGCAAAGCTAAAAAAAACGTAACATACGTTTTTATCCAACAAAATCTACTAGCGCATGAGCAAGAACGACCCACATATCTTAGGCAAAGAAAGTATCGGCAAATTGCTGTTACAATATTCCATTCCTGCAATTATCGGAATGACGATTACTTCTATCTATAATATTATTGATAGTATCTTCATCGGACATGGTGTAGGCCCAATGGCGATTGCCGGACTAGCCATCAGCTTTCCGCTGATGAATCTGGTGGTGGCTTTCTGTACATTGGTATCGGCGGGCGGTTCTACGCTGGCGTCTATCCGTCTGGGGCAAAAGGACATGAAGGGGGCTACGGAAATCTTGTCACACACGTTGATGCTCTGTATCACTAATTCGTTCTTCTTTGGTATTTTGTCTTTCATCTTCCTGGATGATATATTGGTTTTCTTCGGGGCCAGTAGCGAGACGCTTCCTTATGCGCGGAGCTTTATGCAGGTGATCTTATTGGGTACTCCTATCACTTATACGATGATTGGGTTGAACAACGTGATGCGTGCTACCGGATACCCGAAAAAGGCGATGTTGACTTCGATGGTGACGGTGGTAGCGAACATTATCCTCGCTCCTATCTTTATTTTCCACTTTGAATGGGGAATGAGGGGAGCTGCTACGGCAACGGTGATTTCACAGTTGATCGGTATGGTGTGGGTGGTGAGCCATTTTGTCAAGAAAGACAGTACGGTGCATTTTGAGGGGAATATCTGGAAGATGAAACGGAGGATTGTGGAGAGTATCTTCGCCATCGGTATGTCTCCTTTCCTGATGAATGTGTGTGCGTGTGCCATTGTGATTATCATCAATAACAGTCTGCAAAATTACGGGGGCGATATGGCGATTGGTGCTTATGGGATTATTAACCGTTTGCTGACGCTTTATGTGATGATTGTGTTAGGTCTGACGATGGGTATGCAGCCTATTGTGGGGTATAACTTCGGAGCACAGAAGATAGACCGTGTGAAACAGACATTGCGACTGGGGATTATCTCCGGGGTCGTGATTACCAGTAGCGGGTTTATTATCTGCGAGTTCTTCCCTCATGCCGTATCGGCTCTTTTCACGGATAGCGATGAATTGATTGATTTGGCCGTAGACGGTATCCGGCTGGCTGTATTGATGTTCCCGTTTGTAGGGGCGCAGATTGTGATTGGTAACTTCTTCCAAAGTATCGGGAAGGCTAAAATAAGTATTTTCCTTTCGCTGACGCGACAGTTGCTTTATCTTTTGCCTTGCTTGCTGCTCTTTCCCAACTGGTGGGGATTGGAAGGTATCTGGATTAGTATGCCGGTATCGGATGCATTGGCGTTTATTACGGCGGTTGTCAGTCTGATGATTTACATTAAGAAAGTGTCTAAACAACATCCGGAAACGGTAGCGGAATAAAGCATTAACTGCTTTACTCCGCCTGTTGGTTTTTATTCTTTATTCTGCTTTGATGCTCTTTACGGGGTTTTCATTGGCAACGTGCCAGGCTTTCACTACCACGCAAGCCACGATAACCAATAGTACCAGCAGGGCTATTCCTATAAAAAGTAACAGATCCATATCAATTCGTTCGCTAAACTGTTCCAACCATATTTGGCCTGTAAAATAGGAAGCGGCAGTACCTATCAGCACAGAGATTACGGAGATATTCAGAATGTCGTATATCAATAGTTTCAGGATGCCGGAGGCCTCTGCCCCATTCACTTTGCGTATGGCTATTTCCTTGCTGCGGCGTTGAGTTTCTCCATTCACATAGCCAATCAATCCCGTGATGACAATAAGCAGGATGAAGCAGGACGAAATCCAGACTGCGTTACGGAAACGGTATACGCTCTTATAGCCTTCGCGAATCATGCTGTCTACTGAATTGAAGTTCAGGGCTACATTCGGGAATGTTTTTGCCACACATTCGTTCAAGCGTTTCAGGTTCTCGTCATAGGGTTCTTTTAGACGAACATTGATGGTGTGATTGGCCGATTCTTTATCGGCAATCAATACGATAGGAGACTGACTGGAATAGAAACTTCTATTACGAATATCATCAAACACTCCCACGATGGTACCTTCTACCCCACTCACTGATTTTCCTACGGCACCATCGGTCCATTTCATCAAACGAACGAGTTCTTTATTTACCAATAGATCGCCTTTTTTCTTGATGGTAGTGCCTTCTGTTATTCTGATTCCCATCACATTCGGATAATCATAGTCGCACATATTGAAATTAAGGGTGGCAATGCGTTTGCCGTCGTTACCAATCAATCCACGTGTCCAATATTCTCCCAGTACGCTGTGTGTGGATGCCGATACCCCGTCCACCATCGGTTGGCGGAGCAACTCGTCTTTTACATGTTCTACTGTTTCGCCGGACATCCAGGTTTCGGCTTCTACCAGTCCCGGAATCTTGATTCCCATATCTCCATTCATCAGGTGAGAATATTGTAACAGGGTAACCAGCAATAATCCGAGTACAAAGGAGGTACCCGTGAACTGGACAAATAGTAATGAACGTTTCCATCCTCTTTTTCCATCCGTATAGTGCCGGAATACCTGCGTGACGGGAATACGTGAGAACAGTTTTCCCGGTATGCCTCCTGCCAGGAGGAAAAGGACTACTACAGTGAGCAAGGGTATCCAAATGATGTCCCAGGCAAACAGTGAGGCAAGGCTGGTTCCCAACAGGTCTTCGATCAATTCGCCCATGTTGATTATCAACAGGAAGCTAAACAGGACGGATAGTAGAACCAATACTCCGGTTTCTGCCAGAAACATGCCAAAGATGTTTCCGGAACTGGCTCCACTGCATTTATGCACTCCTACGCTTTTTGCACGACGACTGATAGTGGCTATTGAAATCAACATATAATTCATGATGGCTACAAAAAACACTGAAAAGCCGAGGAAGCCGAATATCATCAAACGTTTCTGGGTATCGGCAGAATCCAGATGGCGTTTCGAAAGAGGAACAACGCTGTATTCCAACTTCCAGTCATCCCATTGCAAGGGGCTGTATTTTGCCATTACTTGTTGAATTTTGCTGTTCACCTTGTCTATATCCGACGCATGACGCAAGCGTGCAAAGGCATAAAAGATATCATTCCCATTCCAACCGTTACCACTCGCATAGCGACCATCGCGGTGGATGGTAATCACAAAGTCACGGGAGAGCATCGAATTTTCGGGTATGTCTTTATAGACGCCGCGAATTGTGAGCTCCAACTGCTTGTCGGCCGAAAGGGTTTTCCCAATAGGGTCTGCGCTACCGAATGTTTCACGGGCAAAATGTTCTGATACAAATATGCTATTCGAGATGATGAGATCTTTCGCGTTCCCTTTTAGTACGGGTATACCCATCGTTTCAAAGAAACAGGTGTCGACCATCATGTAATTTGCTTTTGACAGCAGTTTGTCTTCCTTATAAATATGATAAAACTGGGAAGGAAGTACACAGGTGGCTGATTCTATTTCTTCAGGCATATCCTGCGCCAAGGTAAAAGCTACCGGATCACAGACGGTATAGTCATAATTCATTCCGTCATCACCCTGCACTTCGCCGGTCGTCATATTCTGTGCCGCTATTCTCGCCATTATCAGATTCTCCGCTTCCGGGTAACATTTCTCATAGCTCATCTCAAAAGCTATTTGCGAGAAAAGCAAGATGCCAACTGTTAGTCCTAAAGAAAGGGAGAGCACTCTTACGATATTCAAAGTACGCTCATGCAGTAATGTACGTATGCTATAATAGATTTGTCTCATACTTGCTTCTGATCTGGTTTATGCTATCACACTGGCTACCAGGCTGCCGTCGAACAAATGAACTGTACGATGGGCAAAGGATGCGTCGTGTTGTGAGTGTGTCACCATGATGATGGTTGTTCCTTCTTTATTCAGTTCGGTCAACAGGTTCATCACTTCTGCCCCATTCTTTGAGTCGAGGTTACCGGTCGGCTCATCGGCGAGAATCAGTTTCGGGTTGGTCACTACGGCACGGGCAATGGCGACACGTTGTTGCTGACCACCGGAAAGTTGTTGCGGAAAGTGTTTGGCACGATGGCTGATGTTCATCCGTTTCAGAATGTCTTCTACCATGCGGCGGCGTTCGGATGCTTTAAAGCCCAGGTATGTCAGAGGAAGTTCTACATTCTCGTAAACATTCAGCTCGTCGATCAGGTTAAAGCTCTGGAATACGAATCCGAGTTTGCCCTTACGCACATGGGTACGTTCTTTCTCTTTCAATCCGCCCACTTCTTCACCCATCAAGCGGTAGGAACCTTCGGTGGGGTTATCGAGCAAACCCAGAATATTCAACAAAGTGGATTTACCACAACCGGAGGGGCCCATAATGGCTACAAACTCTCCCTCTTTTACTTCAAGGTTTACGTGATTCAAGGCAACTGTCTCTACTTCGGAAGTACGGAATACTTTACTGATGTTGTTTATTTCAATCATACTCTTTTTATTTATGTTTTTAATTATTCACTTTTAAGGCTATTCACCGGATTTTCATTGGCAATCCGCCACGATTTCCAAAGTACGCAGGCTACGATAACGAGAAGATTTACAATCGCTATCAGTACATACGCCGCCCAACTGACAGGCACGTGCTCGGCAAACATATCCATCCACATATCATTGACGTACCATGATGCCGCTACACCGATCACAACGGCTGCAACGGCTACATAGAGCACATCTTTCACCAACATTTCCAGAATGCCGGAGGCTTCGGCACCATTGACTTTACGTATGGCAATCTCTTTGGAACGGCGGCGGACTTCATCGGTTGTGTAGCCTATCAATCCCATCATCATCACAAAGAACATGGTAACCGCCGCCAGTATGGTAGCATTGCTGAAGACGCGGATGGAGTTATAACTCTCTTTTATCATCTGCTCCATCGAACGGAAATCGACCGTTTTATCGGGGAAAGCGTCTGCCGATACTTTATTCAGTTTCTGAAGATTCTCTGCAAAAGGTTCTTTCAGCCGGACATGAACACAGTTTCCGAAATTCTTGGTACTCATCAGGATGAAGGGTGCTTGCGGGTTGGTGAAATTACCGATCCGGAAGTCTTTAATCACTCCCACTACTTTACATACGTAGCCTGAATTATAGACAGTACGGTTCAATAGCTCTGTTCCCCAATGCATCCATTCGCCGTATGTTTCATTGATGGCTACTTCGTTTTCATTCCGTGGCATACGCCCCTCCTTCATCACCATACCCATCATCTTTGGATAGTCTTCCATCATTTCGCAAAAACGGGAGGAGAAAAGTGATTGTCCACTTTCATCCTGAATCATCGTTCCACTATAACTATAGACGGGATGGGAATCGGCACTGGACACGGACTCTACATAAGGCAGGCCACGGAAGAAAGTCAGGGCATAGTCCTGGTTTTCTTTATTGCCGAAATCAGTATTGGCTACGACAACGCGCTTCGGATTGTATCCCAGGTCTTTGTTCAAGACATAGTAGTATTGCAGCATCACCACATACATCAATCCGCAGATGAAAGCTACGCCGGCAAACTGCACGAATAATAGCGGGCGTTTCCATCCTTTTTTTCCTTCTGTGTAGCGGCGGAAGACTTGTGAAACGGGGATTCTGGCAAAGATGCGTCCGGGCAGTGCTCCTCCTATGAGGAACAGGATAGCTACCGTCAGCAGGGGTACCCAAAGACGGTCTAAAGAGAACAGGGCTCCGAGTTCAACGGCGGTTGTGTCTTCTATAAAGTCGCGGAAGTTCAGTAAGATTAATCCCATCAATAGCAAGGCGAAGAGAATAATGATAGCTGTTTCCAATAGGAACATTCCCAGGATTTTGCCGCTGCCTGCACCGCTACACTTATGTACGCCGATGGCTTTGGCACGGTATGAGAGTGAAGAGATGGAGATCAGTACGTAGTTCAAGGTAGCGATAAAAAGGATGATTATTCCCAAGATAGACATGATGTTCCGCATCCGCTTCACGTCCGGTTCTTCCCTGTATACATCACGGATCGGCTTTACAAAAGCGGTATAACCTACCACTTTCTGGTCTTCCGCAGGACGATATTTCTTTATCAGGTCATTCAACCGTGCATTCACCACGGATTTGTCTGCTCCGGGACGAAAACGGATAAATGCGATCCAGCTATCGCCTCCCCTCCAGGAGTAGTTTCCCCATCCACGGCTCCATACGGTAGGCAGAGAAATCACTGCATCCGGTCTGACGGTAGCATTTTCGGGTATGTCGGCGTACGTGCCTTTCACTGTCAGTTCTATTTCTTTATTATAGGAGATTACTTTGCCTATCGGGTTTTCTTGGTCGAACATCTTACGCGCCAACCGGTCACTAAGAAAGACAACATCTTTCTGCATCAGTTCTTTTTCCGGAACACCGCTCAAAACATCGATACCCATAGTTTGAAAGAATAGTGAATCGGCTGTCACTTTGTTAGCTTCAAAACGGACACTTCCATAATAAAGAG includes:
- a CDS encoding RelA/SpoT family protein encodes the protein MDDFFTSEEKKELFSLYRHLLQSAGDSISWKDCLKLKRHLIKAAQCNGLQRNNFGMNPVIRDLQTAVIVAEEIGMKGSCLIGIMLHEIVKGHVLSIDEVNAEYGDDVASIIKGLVKTNELYAKSPAIESENFRNLLLSFAEDMRVILIMIADRVNVMRQIKDTGNEEDRLKVANEAAYLYAPLAHKLGLYKLKSELEDLSLKYTQKETYYFIKDKLNETKASRDKYIAAFIEPIQRKVSEAGLKFDIKGRTKSIHSIWNKIQKQKTPFEGIYDLFAIRIILDSEPDPAKEKQECWQVYSIVTDMYQPNPKRLRDWLSIPKSNGYESLHITVMGPEGKWVEVQIRTRRMDEIAERGLAAHWRYKGIKGETGLDEWLTSVREALENADNDSLKVMDQFKMDLYEDEVFVFTPKGDLFKLAKGATVLDFAFHIHSKLGCKCIGAKVNGKNVQLKQKLNSGDQVEIMTSNTQTPKQDWLNIVTTSKARTKIRQALKEMVARQHAFAKETLERKFKNRKLEYDEATMMRLIKRLGFKNVTEFYQQIADGGLDVNEILDKYVEQQKRDSDTHDEIVYRSAEGYNLQAAQQEETTSKEDVLVIDQNLKGLEFKLAKCCNPIYGDDVFGFVTVSGGIKIHRADCPNANQMRERFGYRIVKARWAGKSVGTQYPITLRVVGHDDIGIVTNITSIISKENGITLRSIGIDSNDGLFSGTLTVMVGDTGRLEALIKKLRTIKGVKQVSRN
- a CDS encoding ABC transporter permease, whose amino-acid sequence is MRQIYYSIRTLLHERTLNIVRVLSLSLGLTVGILLFSQIAFEMSYEKCYPEAENLIMARIAAQNMTTGEVQGDDGMNYDYTVCDPVAFTLAQDMPEEIESATCVLPSQFYHIYKEDKLLSKANYMMVDTCFFETMGIPVLKGNAKDLIISNSIFVSEHFARETFGSADPIGKTLSADKQLELTIRGVYKDIPENSMLSRDFVITIHRDGRYASGNGWNGNDIFYAFARLRHASDIDKVNSKIQQVMAKYSPLQWDDWKLEYSVVPLSKRHLDSADTQKRLMIFGFLGFSVFFVAIMNYMLISIATISRRAKSVGVHKCSGASSGNIFGMFLAETGVLVLLSVLFSFLLIINMGELIEDLLGTSLASLFAWDIIWIPLLTVVVLFLLAGGIPGKLFSRIPVTQVFRHYTDGKRGWKRSLLFVQFTGTSFVLGLLLVTLLQYSHLMNGDMGIKIPGLVEAETWMSGETVEHVKDELLRQPMVDGVSASTHSVLGEYWTRGLIGNDGKRIATLNFNMCDYDYPNVMGIRITEGTTIKKKGDLLVNKELVRLMKWTDGAVGKSVSGVEGTIVGVFDDIRNRSFYSSQSPIVLIADKESANHTINVRLKEPYDENLKRLNECVAKTFPNVALNFNSVDSMIREGYKSVYRFRNAVWISSCFILLIVITGLIGYVNGETQRRSKEIAIRKVNGAEASGILKLLIYDILNISVISVLIGTAASYFTGQIWLEQFSERIDMDLLLFIGIALLVLLVIVACVVVKAWHVANENPVKSIKAE
- a CDS encoding MATE family efflux transporter, with protein sequence MSKNDPHILGKESIGKLLLQYSIPAIIGMTITSIYNIIDSIFIGHGVGPMAIAGLAISFPLMNLVVAFCTLVSAGGSTLASIRLGQKDMKGATEILSHTLMLCITNSFFFGILSFIFLDDILVFFGASSETLPYARSFMQVILLGTPITYTMIGLNNVMRATGYPKKAMLTSMVTVVANIILAPIFIFHFEWGMRGAATATVISQLIGMVWVVSHFVKKDSTVHFEGNIWKMKRRIVESIFAIGMSPFLMNVCACAIVIIINNSLQNYGGDMAIGAYGIINRLLTLYVMIVLGLTMGMQPIVGYNFGAQKIDRVKQTLRLGIISGVVITSSGFIICEFFPHAVSALFTDSDELIDLAVDGIRLAVLMFPFVGAQIVIGNFFQSIGKAKISIFLSLTRQLLYLLPCLLLFPNWWGLEGIWISMPVSDALAFITAVVSLMIYIKKVSKQHPETVAE
- a CDS encoding ABC transporter ATP-binding protein, coding for MIEINNISKVFRTSEVETVALNHVNLEVKEGEFVAIMGPSGCGKSTLLNILGLLDNPTEGSYRLMGEEVGGLKEKERTHVRKGKLGFVFQSFNLIDELNVYENVELPLTYLGFKASERRRMVEDILKRMNISHRAKHFPQQLSGGQQQRVAIARAVVTNPKLILADEPTGNLDSKNGAEVMNLLTELNKEGTTIIMVTHSQHDASFAHRTVHLFDGSLVASVIA
- a CDS encoding MFS transporter, whose product is MAVKLWTVHFMRICVANLLLFISLYVLFPVLSVEMADRLGVPAAQTGVIFLFFTLGMFLIGPFHAYLVDAYKRKYVCMFAAVLMVVATIGYAFVTNLTELILLGTVQGLAFGIGTTAGITLAIDITNSTLRSAGNVSFSWMARMGMIAGIILGVWLYQSQSFQTLLTVSVITGAVGILMLSGVYVPFRAPIVTKLYSFDRFLLLRGWVPAINLILITFIPGLLVPMVHPFLNDFVLGNTGIPVPFFVGTALGYIVSLFFARLFFLKEKTLRLVIIGLGLEIVAISLLNTDISIGISSVLLGLGLGFILPEFLVMFVKLSHHCQRGTANTTHLLATEIGISLGIATACYMELDTDKMLHTGQIVASIALLFFALITYPYYIKKKVR
- a CDS encoding HAD family hydrolase — translated: MNTTKTIAALFDFDGVIMDTETQYTVFWDEQGRKYLNEEDFGRRIKGQTLLQIYEKYFSDQPEAQLEISAELYVYEQKMSYEYIPGVEAFIADLRRNGAKIAVVTSSNEEKMANVYNAHPEFKGMVDRILTGEMFARSKPAPDCFLLGMEIFEATPENTYVFEDSFHGLQAGMTSGATVIGLATTNTREAITGKAHYIIDDFTGMTYDKLLILHR
- the panB gene encoding 3-methyl-2-oxobutanoate hydroxymethyltransferase — translated: MAGYISDDSRKVTTHRLVEMKQRGEKISMLTAYDYTMAQIVDGAGMDVILVGDSASNVMAGNVTTLPITLDQMIYHAKSVVRGVKRAMVVVDMPFGSYQGNEMEGLASAIRIMKESHADALKLEGGEEIIDTVRRIVCAGIPVMGHLGLMPQSINKYGTYTVRAKDDAEAEKLIRDAHLLEEAGCFAIVLEKIPATLAERVASELTIPIIGIGAGGHVDGQVLVIQDMLGMNNGFRPRFLRRYADLYTVMTDAISRYVSDVKNCYFPNEKEQY